The following are encoded in a window of Impatiens glandulifera chromosome 5, dImpGla2.1, whole genome shotgun sequence genomic DNA:
- the LOC124939666 gene encoding transcription factor DUO1-like gives MSRDYSRRQRCNQRIQFVGDEEEEIKKGPWKEEEDQVLISHVHKYGPRDWSSIRSKGLLRRTGKSCRLRWVNKLRPDLKSGVKFSTEEERMVIELQSQIGNKWARIATQLPGRTDNDVKNFWSSRQKRLTRLLHNTNLPESSNSQTIYQEGEASDHPATNPEVHQILNSSVNIFDNNPEMMMMNMLPFSLPLPDLSTQADLFNAQHVVLEMPLPLQMIPDPCFCLENLEDVFGHGNGNVGGNGLVDNMSSLPILEPPCFSSLDGNCQGSNSNGERGRSDEMNECCPEITGEDIFDDFPPDMFDHIETLPSPSKW, from the exons ATGAGTAGAGATTATTCTCGTAGGCAACGCTGTAATCAGCGGATACAGTTCGTCGgagatgaggaagaagagataAAGAAAGGACCGtggaaggaagaagaagatcaagtgCTCATAAGCCATGTCCACAAGTACGGTCCTAGAGACTGGAGCTCCATTCGATCCAAAGGCCTCCTTCGCCGCACCGGCAAATCCTGTCGCCTCCGCTGGGTTAACAAACTCCGTCCGGACTTGAAAAG TGGGGTGAAGTTTTCAACAGAAGAGGAGAGAATGGTGATAGAGTTACAATCACAAATCGGAAACAAATGGGCGAGGATTGCGACTCAATTGCCTGGGAGAACCGACAACGACGTGAAGAATTTCTGGAGTAGTAGGCAGAAGAGGCTAACCAGGCTTCTGCATAACACAAATTTGCCGGAATCATCGAATTCTCAAACTATCTACCAAGAAGGGGAAGCTTCAGATCATCCCGCAACTAATCCAGAG GTACACCAGATATTGAACTCATCAGTCAACATATTTGATAACAACcctgagatgatgatgatgaacatgTTACCATTTTCATTGCCATTGCCTGATTTATCAACCCAAGCAGATTTGTTCAATGCACAACATGTCGTACTAGAGATGCCTTTACCTTTACAGATGATTCCTGATCCCTGTTTCTGTTTGGAAAATCTTGAAGATGTGTTTGGACATGGTAATGGTAATGTTGGTGGAAATGGGTTAGTTGATAATATGTCGAGTCTTCCAATATTGGAACCACCATGTTTCAGCTCACTTGATGGGAATTGTCAAGGAAGTAACAGTAATGGAGAAAGAGGAAGATCAGATGAGATGAATGAATGCTGCCCTGAAATAACCGGAGAAGATATCTTTGATGACTTTCCTCCtgacatgtttgatcatattGAGACACTTCCTAGCCCATCAAAATGGTAA
- the LOC124940711 gene encoding putative uncharacterized protein DDB_G0270496, whose product MTKRDYENDEYEEEDDSDHEEVDTEDEEMDDEEMDDDDDDEDNEHDDKAQDDEDIEELQKELEDINHMEQDILRNLKRHKDDDILKGQAVKNQKALWDKTLELRISLQKPFSNSNRLPMDPFRDSICKSNESVNEAYSDLINSSKKTLESILELQEALLQQNQSITQATDGKREQPIKGTGAASSDLEYDEEWLRISQMQARMASFRNKSIDKWQRKTQVTTGAAAMKGKLQAFNQNISDQVAAYIRDPTRMLKGMRLYRSKVAVFGTTVQETAGTEQDKNEDGDPELLDDSEFFQQLLKEFFENIEDPASSEAAMYALKRTQNKKRKIVDRRASKSRKIRYNIHEKIVNFMAPQPFSLPPMAPQLFENLFGLKSKKIASPVVE is encoded by the exons ATGACTAAGAGAGACTATGAAAATGACGAATACGAGGAGGAAGATGATTCTGATCATGAGGAGGTAGACACAGAGGATGAAGAAATGGACGATGAAGAAAtggacgatgatgatgatgatgaggacAATGAGCATGATGATAAGGCACAAGATGATGAGGACATAGAAGAGCTTCAGAAAGAATTGGAAGATATCAATCATATGGAACA AGACATTTTGAGGAATTTGAAACGTCACAAAGATGATGATATTCTGAAAGGGCAGGCAGTCAAAAATCAAAAG GCCTTATGGGACAAAACTCTGGAATTGAGAATCTCGCTGCAGAAACCTTTCTCTAATTCAAACAGACTTCCAATG GACCCATTCAGAGATTCTATCTGTAAGTCGAATGAAAGTGTTAATGAAGCTTACTCTGATTTGATCAACTCATCCAAGAAGACTTTGGAATCTATACTGGAACTCCAAGAG GCATTACTTCAGCAAAATCAATCTATTACCCAAGCTACAGATG GTAAACGTGAACAACCAATTAAGGGTACAGGTGCAGCAAGTTCTGATCTAGAATATGATGAAGAATGGTTGCGTATTTCTCAAATGCAAGCCAG GATGGCGTCTTTCAGAAACAAGTCAATTGATAAATGGCAGAGGAAAACACAGGTGACAACAGGTGCTGCTGCAATGAAAGGAAAACTACAGGCATTTAATCAG AATATCAGTGACCAAGTTGCTGCATATATTAGAGATCCAACCAGAATGTTAAAGGGAATGCGACTTTACAGATCAAAGGTTGCTGTATTTGGGACGACG GTTCAAGAGACAGCTGGAACAGAGCAG GATAAAAACGAAGATGGTGATCCTGAACTTTTGGACGACTCCGAATTTTTCCAACAATTGCTGAAGGAGTTCTTTGAAAATATAGAAGACCCTGCATCATCTG AGGCAGCAATGTATGCTCTAAAGAGAACGCAGAATAAGAAAAGGAAGATTGTTGATCGACGTGCCTCAAAGAGTCGAAAGATCAG gtATAATATCCACGAGAAGATTGTCAATTTCATGGCTCCTCAACCGTTTAGCTTGCCTCCTATGGCTCCTCAATTGTTTGAGAATTTGTTTGGcttgaaatcaaagaaaatagCTTCACCTGTAGTAGAATAG
- the LOC124940710 gene encoding serine/threonine-protein kinase D6PKL1-like yields MDKLLPLPEGLTYYETMRQNRDDSESQNLVDMEFSTNLTSWKAKYLEDEEDLVFETITCMRENDLLEQVGPNSFSGASHPPEPVDRDLMKPIHVPIDQNKSNGKFLVKSLSIERPVNDDILIHVPAIKPSPSSVLVLTEKLVETSQNKGKSLYVDLVEKECVWDPSLPPTPSGNGNGNGNVSPLIKGSCVESAKSSVSRASDSSGLSDESNWSNVTGSVNKPHGGNDPRWKAITSVRSRDGVMGMSHFRLFRRLGCGDIGSVYLSELSGTHCYFAMKVMDKASLASRKKLTRSQTEREILQLLDHPFLPTLYTHFETDRFSCLVMEYCPGGDLHTLRQRQPGKHFSEYAARFYAAEVLLALEYLHMLGVIYRDLKPENVLVREDGHIMLSDFDLSLRCAVSPTLVRSSSNDPSKPNGAFCVQPACIEPTSVCMQPTCFLPKIFSQKKNKNKNKTKNPDRLTISSHALPELLAEPTSARSMSFVGTHEYLAPEIIKGEGHGSAVDWWTFGIFLHELLYGKTPFKGSGNRATLFKVVGQQLRFPESPSTSYASRDLIRGLLMKEPQHRLGVKRGATEIKQHPFFEGINWALIRCSTPPEIPRLVEHEPPPRQCVPSVDNGTKTVLVEDGVKPPDGKFLDFEFF; encoded by the exons ATGGATAAGTTGCTTCCACTACCAGAAGGCCTTACCTACTATGAGACTATGAGACAAAATAGAGATGATTCCGAATCTCAAAACCTCGTAGATATGGAGTTTTCAACCAATCTGACTTCGTGGAAGGCGAAATATCTGGAAGACGAAGAAGACCTTGTGTTTGAAACCATAACATGTATGCGCGAGAATGATTTGCTTGAACAAGTTGGTCCTAACTCCTTTTCAGGTGCTAGTCACCCACCTGAACCTGTTGATAGAGATCTAATGAAACCCATCCATGTTCCAATTGACCAGAACAAATCGAATGGTAAATTTTTGGTTAAAAGTTTATCAATAGAAAGACCTGTCAACGATGACATATTAATCCATGTTCCTGCCATCAAACCTAGTCCCTCTTCTGTTCTTGTATTAACAGAGAAACTAGTTGAAACCTCACAAAACAAAGGCAAAAGCCTCTATGTAGATTTAGTAGAGAAAGAATGTGTTTGGGATCCTTCTTTACCTCCAACTCCAAGTGGGAATGGGAATGGGAATGGGAATGTGAGTCCCCTGATCAAAGGGAGTTGTGTTGAAAGTGCAAAGAGTAGTGTCAGCCGTGCAAGTGATAGCAGTGGACTTAGTGATGAAAGTAACTGGAGTAACGTTACTGGTAGCGTTAATAAACCTCACGGAGGGAATGATCCTAGATGGAAGGCGATTACATCTGTTAGATCACGGGATGGGGTAATGGGCATGAGTCATTTCAGATTATTCAGGCGCCTTGGGTGTGGTGATATCGGAAGTGTGTATCTGTCTGAACTTAGTGGTACTCATTGTTATTTTGCCATGAAGGTAATGGATAAGGCATCTCTTGCAAGCAGGAAGAAACTAACACGATCTCAAACTGAAAGAGAGATACTTCAGTTGCTTGATCATCCTTTCTTGCCTACTCTGTATACACATTTTGAGACTGATAGATTCTCATGTTTAGTCATGGAGTATTGTCCAGGAGGTGATCTTCATACTCTTAGGCAGCGGCAACCTGGGAAGCATTTTTCTGAATATGCTGCAAG GTTTTACGCAGCCGAAGTATTACTGGCACTGGAGTATCTCCACATGTTGGGAGTAATTTACAGAGACCTAAAACCAGAGAATGTTCTCGTAAGAGAGGACGGTCACATAATGCTGTCAGACTTCGACCTTTCACTAAGATGTGCAGTTTCACCAACCTTAGTCAGATCCTCAAGCAACGACCCTTCAAAACCAAACGGAGCTTTCTGTGTCCAGCCTGCATGCATTGAACCAACATCTGTGTGCATGCAACCTACATGTTTCCTTCCAAAAATCTTCTCCCAgaaaaaaaacaagaacaagaacaaaaCCAAAAACCCCGACCGGCTAACAATATCTTCCCACGCCCTTCCCGAGCTTCTAGCTGAGCCCACGTCCGCCCGGTCCATGTCTTTTGTCGGGACTCATGAATACCTTGCCCCAGAAATCATAAAAGGAGAAGGCCACGGAAGTGCGGTTGATTGGTGGACGTTTGGTATATTCTTGCATGAATTGCTTTACGGAAAGACACCATTTAAAGGTTCGGGAAATCGCGCTACTTTATTTAAAGTTGTCGGGCAGCAACTTAGATTTCCTGAATCTCCCTCGACTAGTTACGCTAGTAGGGACCTGATTCGCGGATTACTCATGAAGGAGCCTCAGCATAGACTTGGGGTTAAAAGAGGGGCTACTGAAATCAAGCAGCATCCATTTTTCGAAGGGATTAATTGGGCTCTTATCAGATGTAGTACGCCTCCAGAAATACCGAGGCTTGTCGAACACGAGCCACCACCCCGTCAATGTGTTCCTTCCGTCGATAATGGAACGAAAACAGTGCTGGTGGAGGATGGCGTGAAACCTCCTGATGGTAAATTTCTGGACTTTGAGTTCTTTTAA